The Hyperthermus butylicus DSM 5456 genome includes a region encoding these proteins:
- the cas5a gene encoding type I-A CRISPR-associated protein Cas5a, translating into MKPLMLVSKVELAWGFSVRYAGASAAQPALPIPPPTTIVGFYAEPLARLLGLAEYRGFPAKRPCSPAALLAEHTLAASAGLNSDSRSGLVVHSDLSHVATLPYQRRRKTGWEKLAFAAQAVGAAYGPAARLYLALVVDVEGLSRKLGETVESIISALAWAGWRLGSKEGLVSVIHAEAVEPVTLTGGVFETILYQEGGLVEPFSKVELIRDIYMWRLDPKLLCGGEAIPDYILYHIPAAASSTSSILLPPPSTELPGFSPRSRVYCHPSKPLCVAGR; encoded by the coding sequence TTGAAGCCCCTAATGCTGGTATCTAAGGTAGAGCTTGCATGGGGGTTTAGCGTACGCTACGCTGGGGCTTCAGCTGCCCAGCCCGCCCTACCCATACCACCACCAACAACAATTGTTGGCTTCTACGCTGAACCCCTCGCAAGGCTCCTCGGCCTAGCAGAGTACAGGGGGTTTCCAGCGAAGCGCCCCTGTAGCCCCGCAGCGCTACTAGCAGAGCACACGCTCGCAGCCTCAGCAGGCTTGAATTCTGATAGTAGGAGCGGCCTGGTAGTTCATAGTGATTTATCGCACGTGGCTACATTACCATACCAACGTAGGAGGAAGACTGGCTGGGAGAAGCTGGCATTCGCAGCCCAGGCGGTGGGGGCGGCATATGGTCCCGCTGCACGCCTCTACCTGGCACTGGTCGTTGACGTTGAAGGGTTATCCCGCAAGCTCGGCGAGACTGTAGAGTCGATCATCTCGGCTCTCGCCTGGGCCGGATGGAGGCTTGGCTCCAAGGAGGGGCTAGTATCGGTCATCCATGCAGAGGCTGTGGAACCCGTGACACTCACGGGCGGCGTCTTCGAGACAATACTCTACCAGGAGGGAGGCCTTGTAGAGCCCTTCTCGAAGGTGGAACTCATCAGAGACATCTACATGTGGAGGCTTGACCCCAAGCTACTCTGTGGCGGCGAGGCAATCCCAGACTACATTCTCTACCACATACCGGCAGCAGCCTCCTCAACATCTTCGATACTCCTTCCCCCGCCCTCCACGGAGCTCCCAGGGTTTAGTCCAAGAAGCCGCGTCTACTGCCACCCATCCAAGCCGTTATGCGTAGCAGGGAGGTAG
- the cas7a gene encoding type I-A CRISPR-associated protein Cas7/Csa2 yields MPVFFSLSARILVNLEALNMAESVGNVVRHRRAPVVLRTDNGFVLRYVPVISGESLAHHYQKLLADIAIQRGLPVCSACSQGVFLKHANDDVFKKYDGIDGAKNKFKTGTDAEEYVVKNCVVEDVGGFLYTDKTVKRTSRFRVGYMVPALDALEAGAAATEAQFHVRYSPGAKQEEQAIYYVEIGSAVYVFSFALDASGVGARSMENEGASSRNEYILSLEDRLKRVEAAFDALAALLGGMAWGAKTSRFQPHWKILSLVASVSQPLPFNVSPGHDKNYARETVERACAMTSVVKGFKASIVYYNGEGLMEPEGCNNVSVEKVGSYLEAIRRAKEETLELLRGKS; encoded by the coding sequence ATGCCCGTGTTCTTCTCCCTCTCGGCCCGCATACTCGTAAACCTCGAAGCACTCAACATGGCTGAGAGCGTAGGCAACGTTGTCAGACATCGTCGTGCTCCTGTGGTGCTCCGTACAGACAATGGGTTCGTGCTGCGCTACGTGCCGGTTATCAGTGGTGAGAGCCTAGCACATCACTACCAGAAGCTCCTAGCCGATATAGCTATCCAGAGGGGGCTACCGGTCTGCAGTGCTTGCAGTCAAGGCGTATTCCTAAAGCACGCTAATGATGATGTCTTTAAGAAGTATGACGGAATCGATGGTGCTAAGAACAAGTTTAAGACAGGAACCGATGCTGAAGAGTACGTAGTCAAGAACTGTGTTGTAGAGGATGTTGGTGGGTTCCTGTACACGGACAAGACGGTAAAAAGGACTTCAAGATTCCGCGTAGGCTACATGGTTCCAGCGCTGGACGCCCTCGAGGCTGGTGCAGCAGCTACAGAAGCCCAGTTCCATGTAAGGTACTCGCCCGGTGCAAAGCAGGAGGAGCAGGCAATATACTACGTTGAGATTGGCAGTGCCGTCTACGTGTTCAGCTTCGCTCTCGACGCCTCGGGCGTGGGAGCTAGGAGCATGGAGAATGAGGGCGCCAGTAGCAGGAACGAGTACATACTATCTCTTGAGGATAGGCTTAAGCGTGTAGAGGCAGCCTTCGACGCTCTAGCAGCACTGCTCGGCGGAATGGCATGGGGCGCAAAGACCTCCAGGTTCCAGCCCCACTGGAAGATACTAAGCCTCGTAGCCTCGGTATCGCAGCCACTACCCTTCAACGTGTCACCGGGCCACGATAAGAACTACGCTAGGGAGACAGTAGAGCGGGCATGCGCTATGACCTCTGTTGTGAAGGGCTTCAAGGCCAGCATAGTTTACTATAATGGCGAAGGTCTGATGGAGCCCGAGGGCTGCAATAATGTAAGCGTTGAGAAGGTTGGCAGCTATCTCGAGGCTATTAGACGCGCTAAGGAGGAGACGTTGGAGCTGCTGAGGGGCAAGTCTTGA
- a CDS encoding helix-turn-helix domain-containing protein: MGSILVDFSELHMKVVVSTLGFDEKFALRALIAHRPRRFYAVALYTNEDAWRRILKAFSQLKLVASQLGVEAELVRIDYRGEGLSVLAGKIKMLLEGYAENADRLVLVLTGGPRILVSAALVAAIALPRRLAERIAVRLEGEGFEAVIVEPLLNIVPVPLDDTARRIVRLLLQALLEGRGVGPTEVSQELGIPKSTAYKKLQELVAMGLASYDPRSRSYRATERAYINA; the protein is encoded by the coding sequence GTGGGCTCAATATTGGTGGATTTTTCCGAGCTACATATGAAGGTAGTGGTCTCGACCCTAGGGTTTGATGAGAAGTTTGCATTGCGCGCCCTTATAGCTCATAGGCCTCGGAGATTCTACGCGGTAGCACTCTATACTAACGAGGATGCGTGGCGCCGTATACTGAAGGCGTTTTCGCAGCTGAAACTTGTTGCCAGCCAGCTGGGTGTAGAGGCTGAGCTTGTACGCATAGACTACCGTGGTGAGGGTCTCTCTGTTCTAGCTGGTAAGATCAAAATGCTGCTTGAGGGTTATGCTGAGAATGCTGACAGATTAGTGTTGGTTCTTACTGGTGGTCCCCGAATACTGGTTTCAGCAGCCCTAGTGGCTGCAATAGCACTACCTAGACGTCTCGCCGAGAGGATTGCCGTGAGGCTTGAAGGGGAAGGCTTTGAAGCAGTCATTGTTGAGCCCCTACTGAATATCGTGCCGGTACCTCTTGATGACACGGCACGGAGAATTGTGCGTCTACTACTTCAAGCGCTACTTGAAGGTCGAGGGGTCGGGCCTACGGAGGTTTCGCAGGAGCTGGGCATACCAAAGTCTACTGCGTACAAGAAGCTCCAGGAGCTGGTGGCTATGGGGCTTGCAAGCTATGATCCGCGGAGCCGCAGCTACCGGGCCACTGAGAGAGCCTACATTAACGCCTAG
- the cas4 gene encoding CRISPR-associated protein Cas4: MEAQRLIPIVLVKEYYWCPVAAWHKLVLWAERPTFSMEAGGLSGETRWRLLERLEEVFARWRVEARELLWEHPVTSSRLGLAGRVDLAAVLSDDTLVVVEAKLSLPGKRRSLHIRVQAAAYGMAAEETLGYPLRMALIYEAERNRIVEVEVTPMLRKMVEDAARELHEMLQRGEPLQHYTVSPRRCRVCSYRGVCTYART; the protein is encoded by the coding sequence ATGGAGGCTCAGCGGTTGATACCTATAGTGCTGGTGAAGGAGTATTACTGGTGCCCCGTGGCGGCATGGCACAAGCTGGTGTTGTGGGCTGAGAGGCCCACCTTCAGCATGGAGGCCGGCGGGCTGAGCGGTGAGACCCGGTGGAGGCTCCTGGAACGGCTCGAAGAGGTGTTTGCCCGGTGGCGTGTCGAAGCCCGGGAGCTGCTCTGGGAGCACCCCGTTACGAGCAGTAGGCTGGGCCTAGCCGGCCGGGTGGACCTGGCCGCAGTACTGTCGGATGACACGCTGGTGGTGGTTGAGGCTAAGCTCAGCCTGCCGGGAAAGAGGCGGAGCTTGCACATCCGCGTCCAGGCTGCAGCCTACGGCATGGCGGCAGAGGAGACCCTCGGCTACCCGTTAAGGATGGCGCTCATCTACGAGGCGGAAAGGAACCGTATTGTGGAGGTAGAGGTGACCCCCATGCTCCGCAAAATGGTTGAGGACGCTGCCCGGGAGCTGCACGAGATGCTGCAGCGGGGGGAGCCGCTCCAGCACTACACCGTGTCCCCACGGAGATGCCGCGTCTGCAGCTATCGCGGCGTGTGCACCTACGCACGCACATAG
- the cas2 gene encoding CRISPR-associated endonuclease Cas2 — MPYVVVFYDVSDNKRRDLLAKTLQSLGLVRVQRSVFMGRGGYTKAKEAIRAASRIVDARTDSVVALVVPEDYARRMLVYGGIMSDPKQKQAVRVV; from the coding sequence GTGCCCTACGTAGTAGTATTCTACGACGTAAGCGACAACAAGCGCCGAGACCTCCTAGCCAAGACCCTCCAGTCCCTCGGGCTCGTCAGGGTGCAGAGAAGCGTCTTCATGGGCAGGGGAGGCTACACCAAGGCCAAGGAAGCCATACGGGCAGCATCGAGGATCGTCGACGCCCGCACAGACAGTGTCGTAGCCCTCGTGGTGCCGGAAGACTACGCCCGCAGAATGCTGGTATACGGCGGCATAATGAGCGACCCCAAGCAGAAACAAGCGGTGAGAGTAGTCTAG
- the cas4a gene encoding type I-A CRISPR-associated protein Cas4/Csa1, whose amino-acid sequence MVLPRRVWDYIRSLGSEGPVYAEIRGWRFDYVAPRYRYRPSVSEVASYCPSHRDAYLQHVRGLQPPRSLRAQYGVLVHEFFLEPFRLVDRGADSLEALTAGKYRLARRLGVRADRFLERVYELGAILALQSRVDGDIPLRVEPPIPGAPVGLSDTVRPDLLVGFIPVEVTAAGPWGTYGSKKELQLAGYALAIEAWTGIPVDYGVVVYVTRRSDEPRPEWRVVVIDDALRRSFLRERDEVAMIVENRVDPGPAGEGCPSWCPFRGVEGCPG is encoded by the coding sequence ATGGTTCTCCCGCGGAGGGTCTGGGACTACATAAGGAGCCTGGGCAGCGAGGGCCCAGTCTACGCCGAGATAAGGGGGTGGAGATTCGATTACGTGGCTCCACGGTACCGGTACCGGCCCAGCGTGAGCGAGGTGGCGAGCTACTGTCCTAGCCACCGGGACGCCTACCTCCAGCACGTCCGGGGCCTCCAGCCCCCTAGGAGCCTGCGGGCCCAGTACGGCGTCCTGGTTCACGAGTTCTTCCTGGAGCCCTTCCGCCTCGTAGACCGTGGCGCTGACAGCCTGGAGGCCCTCACGGCTGGGAAGTACAGGCTGGCCCGGAGGCTGGGGGTCAGGGCTGACCGGTTCCTAGAGAGGGTCTACGAGCTAGGCGCGATACTCGCGCTCCAGTCCCGGGTCGACGGCGACATACCGTTGCGCGTCGAGCCCCCGATACCCGGCGCCCCGGTCGGCCTCAGCGACACTGTGCGCCCCGACCTCCTCGTAGGCTTCATCCCGGTGGAGGTTACGGCTGCCGGGCCCTGGGGTACATACGGCTCCAAGAAGGAGCTCCAATTGGCTGGCTACGCTCTCGCCATAGAGGCCTGGACCGGCATCCCGGTAGATTACGGGGTCGTGGTCTATGTTACGAGGAGGAGCGATGAGCCCAGGCCGGAGTGGCGTGTCGTTGTCATCGACGATGCGTTGAGGAGGAGCTTTCTCCGGGAACGCGACGAGGTGGCAATGATAGTTGAGAACCGCGTCGACCCAGGCCCCGCGGGTGAAGGCTGCCCCTCCTGGTGCCCATTCCGTGGTGTAGAGGGCTGCCCCGGGTGA
- the cas1 gene encoding CRISPR-associated endonuclease Cas1, whose translation MPEVLLVATPGTRIYVRRGVVYAEAPSGEKAVVTADTELVVLATGSVSVSGRALRRLAELGVRLVVLGQRGQVVAEHRPVDRVNRTIEARMEQYRVKATGEALYYAAEMVYAKIVNQAKLLRYLAKSRREPWLRDAGYRVEGHADRLRQIIENEEPTTPEVIRSIEAQAARDYWDAIAQIAPTPFPGRQPRGEDHLNMALSYGYAILYSIAHDALTVAGLDPYAGFLHADRSGRPSLTYDYADTYKPIAVDKPLLTAPRKTDCLDTYMGALTYNARRCIATLVLENIYKTPYPDSRGRKKTLRDHIYTYAWNLAAAIRQHKPYKPFIVGRL comes from the coding sequence GTGCCGGAGGTCCTCCTCGTGGCGACGCCGGGGACACGGATCTACGTGCGCCGGGGGGTGGTCTACGCGGAGGCGCCCAGCGGCGAGAAGGCAGTTGTCACAGCTGACACGGAGCTAGTAGTGCTGGCTACGGGCTCGGTATCGGTTAGCGGCCGGGCACTGCGCCGCCTAGCGGAGCTGGGTGTGCGCCTCGTGGTTCTCGGGCAGCGGGGCCAGGTGGTGGCCGAGCACCGCCCGGTGGACAGGGTGAACCGCACCATAGAGGCCCGGATGGAGCAGTACCGCGTCAAGGCCACGGGGGAGGCACTATACTACGCCGCGGAGATGGTGTACGCGAAGATTGTGAACCAGGCCAAGCTACTGAGATACCTCGCGAAGAGCAGGAGGGAGCCCTGGCTCCGAGATGCCGGGTACCGAGTAGAGGGCCACGCCGACCGGCTACGCCAGATAATAGAGAACGAGGAGCCCACAACCCCGGAGGTGATCCGCAGCATAGAAGCCCAGGCAGCCCGGGACTACTGGGACGCGATAGCCCAGATAGCACCCACCCCCTTTCCCGGACGCCAGCCCAGGGGCGAAGACCACCTCAACATGGCCCTAAGCTACGGCTACGCGATACTCTACAGCATAGCCCACGACGCACTAACAGTGGCGGGCCTAGACCCCTACGCAGGCTTCCTACACGCAGACCGCAGCGGAAGACCAAGCCTAACATACGACTACGCAGACACCTACAAGCCAATAGCAGTCGATAAGCCACTGCTAACAGCACCGAGAAAAACGGACTGCCTAGACACATACATGGGAGCACTAACATACAACGCGAGACGCTGCATAGCAACCCTAGTACTCGAAAACATCTACAAAACACCCTACCCCGACAGCAGAGGCCGAAAGAAGACACTAAGAGACCACATATACACCTACGCCTGGAACCTAGCAGCCGCAATAAGACAACACAAACCCTACAAACCCTTCATAGTAGGACGTCTCTAA